The Carassius gibelio isolate Cgi1373 ecotype wild population from Czech Republic chromosome B12, carGib1.2-hapl.c, whole genome shotgun sequence genome has a segment encoding these proteins:
- the LOC127969244 gene encoding dnaJ homolog subfamily B member 12 encodes MEVNRDEAERCVEIALGALEDAQPEKARRFLEKAQRLFPTRRARELLASLEQNGEAWSQRAADGTEAGQRRSEVSSNDSSKPYTAEQAEAVSRIKQCKNYYETLGVQKDASEDDLKKAYRKLALKFHPDKNHAPGATEAFKAIGNAYAVLSNVEKRRQYDQFGSGRSSQTSDTHFQADISPEDLFNMFFGGGFPSSNVHMYSNGRMRFNQNQGERGEQRGGGLALLMQLMPILILVFVSALSQMMVTNPPYSLSFRPSAGHTHKRVTEHLGVTYYVNERFSQDYSGASLTRVESSVEEDYISNLRNNCWRERQQKEGLLYRARYFGDSGLYQRAQRMGTPSCSRLSEVQASLH; translated from the exons ATGGAGGTGAACCGGGATGAAGCGGAGCGATGCGTCGAGATCGCGCTCGGAGCTCTGGAGGACGCGCAGCCGGAGAAAGCGCGCAGGTTCCTGGAGAAAGCGCAGCGGCTTTTCCCGACGCGCAGAGCCCGGG AGCTGCTGGCGTCTCTGGAGCAGAACGGCGAGGCTTGGTCTCAGAGAGCCGCTGATGGCACAGAAGCAGGTCAgcgcaggtcagaggtcagcagtAATGACTCCAGTAAACCCTACACAGCGGAGCAGGCCGAGGCCGTCAGCAG AATAAAGCAGTGTAAGAACTACTACGAGACTCTGGGCGTGCAGAAAGATGCTTCTGAAGACGATCTTAAGAAAGCTTACAGGAAGCTGGCGTTAAAGTTTCACCCTGATAAGAATCACGCTCCGGGAGCCACGGAGGCGTTTAAAG CGATAGGAAACGCGTACGCAGTTCTGTCCAATGTGGAGAAGAGACGACAGTACGATCAGTTCGGCTCGGGCCGCTCCAGCCAGACCAGCGACACACACTTCCAGGCCGATATTTCTCCTGAAGATCTCTTCAACATGTTCTTCGGAGGAGGCTTTCCTTCCA GTAATGTTCACATGTACAGTAATGGACGGATGCGCTTTAATCAGAATCAGGGCGAGAGAGGAGAACAGCGAGGG ggcgGTCTTGCTCTTCTCATGCAGTTGATGCCCATCCTCATCCTCGTCTTCGTATCAGCGCTCAGTCAGATGATGGTGACCAACCCTCCCTACAGCCTCAGCTTCAGAcc GTCAGCGGGTCACACACACAAGCGCGTGACGGAGCATCTGGGCGTGACGTATTACGTGAACGAGCGTTTCTCGCAGGACTACAGCGGCGCGAGTCTGACACGAGTCGAGAGCAGCGTGGAGGAAGACTACATCTCCAACCTCAGGAACAACTGCTGGAGAGAGAGACAACAGa aGGAGGGTCTGCTGTACCGCGCGCGGTATTTCGGGGACAGTGGTCTGTACCAGCGGGCTCAGCGGATGGGAACCCCGAGCTGCTCTCGTCTGTCTGAGGTTCAGGCGTCTCTACACTGA
- the scd gene encoding acyl-CoA desaturase, with translation MPDRDITSTVWHPEPGAVEDVFDHTYKEKEGPKPPIVIVWRNVILMSLLHIGALYGLLLLPSARALTWIWFFGCLLFSALGITAGAHRLWSHRSYKASLPLQIFLAVGNSMAFQNDIYEWSRDHRVHHKYSETDADPHNAVRGFFFSHVGWLLVRKHPDVIEKGRKLELSDLKADKVVMFQRRFYKPSVLLMCFFVPTVVPWYFWGESLWVAYFVPALLRYALVLNATWLVNSAAHMWGNRPYDAKINPRENRFVTFSAIGEGFHNYHHTFPFDYATSEFGCKLNLTTCFIDLMCFLGLAREPKRVSREAVLARAQRTGDGSHWSG, from the exons ATGCCTGACAGGGACATCACATCTACAGTTTGGCATCCAGAACCGGGGGCAGTGGAGGACGTGTTTGATCACACGTATAAAGAGAAAGAAGGGCCCAAGCCTCCCATCGTCATAGTGTGGAGAAATGTGATTCTGATGAGTCTCCTGCACATCGGAGCTCTGTACGGACTGCTCCTGCTTCCTTCTGCACGCGCTCTCACATGGATCTGGT TTTTTGGGTGTTTGTTGTTCAGTGCTCTGGGCATCACCGCCGGCGCTCACAGACTCTGGAGTCACCGATCATATAAAGCATCATTACCTCTCCAGATCTTTCTCGCCGTCGGAAACTCCATGGCCTTCCAG AATGACATCTACGAATGGTCTCGAGATCACCGCGTTCACCACAAATACTCCGAGACGGACGCCGACCCTCACAACGCTGTGCGAGGCTTCTTCTTCTCTCACGTCGGCTGGCTCCTGGTGCGCAAGCATCCGGACGTCATCGAGAAGGGACGCAAGCTGGAGCTCAGCGACCTGAAGGCAGATAAAGTCGTCATGTTCCAGAGAAG GTTCTACAAGCCGTCTGTTCTGCTGATGTGCTTCTTCGTGCCGACGGTCGTGCCGTGGTACTTCTGGGGCGAGTCTCTGTGGGTGGCGTATTTCGTCCCTGCCCTCCTCCGATACGCTCTTGTGCTCAACGCCACCTGGCTGGTCAACAGCGCCGCGCACATGTGGGGGAACCGGCCCTACGACGCCAAAATCAACCCCCGGGAGAACCGATTCGTCACCTTCAGCGCTATCG GTGAAGGCTTTCATAACTATCACCACACGTTTCCCTTCGACTACGCCACCAGTGAGTTCGGCTGCAAGCTCAACCTGACCACCTGCTTCATAGACCTCATGTGTTTCCTGGGTCTGGCCCGAGAGCCCAAGCGTGTGTCCCGAGAGGCCGTGCTCGCTCGAGCCCAGCGCACCGGAGACGGCAGCCACTGGAGCGGCTAA
- the LOC127969245 gene encoding DNA damage-inducible transcript 4 protein-like, with product MPEQLISSLSSEDSSLSSTPTSDESSKRLSWSRLMQKLQSSQSLDSDSDNHSSTDDASDAGSISQADLSESDLFFDPTEEALCKEVVQLIALNLTDAKDGVLHCSKLLIPETLLEHIGQELVHLSVSEPCGLRGALVDLCVEQDASCEAVGQIAVDPYLVPTFQLTLVLRLDSRGFWPKIQGLFTGRSPSSPVVRRALKLSTGFRVIKRKLYSSEELLIEEC from the exons ATGCCAGAGCAGCTGATTTCCAGCCTTTCATCTGAAGACTCGAGTCTCTCATCCACACCAACATCTGATGAATCCTCCAAACGCTTGTCCTGGAGCAGACTGATGCAGAAACTGCAAAGCAGCCAAAGCCTGGACTCCGATTCAGACAATCACAGCAGCACAGACGACGCATCAGATGCAG GTTCCATATCCCAAGCTGATCTTTCCGAATCAGACTTGTTTTTTGACCCGACCGAAGAGGCCTTGTGCAAGGAAGTGGTGCAGCTCATCGCACTTAACCTGACCGATGCCAAAGACGGCGTCCTGCACTGCTCCAAGCTCCTCATTCCCGAGACGCTCCTGGAGCACATCGGTCAGGAGCTCGTGCATCTGTCGGTCAGCGAGCCCTGTGGCCTTCGTGGTGCCCTCGTTGACCTCTGTGTGGAGCAGGATGCCAGCTGCGAAGCCGTGGGACAAATCGCAGTCGACCCCTACCTAGTGCCCACCTTCCAGCTCACACTCGTGCTGAGGCTCGACTCCAGGGGCTTCTGGCCGAAAATCCAGGGGCTCTTCACCGGCAGATCGCCTTCGTCTCCGGTTGTTAGACGTGCACTTAAACTGAGCACCGGATTTAGAGTtattaaaagaaaactgtacagctCTGAAGAGCTTTTGATTGAAGAATGCTGA